Proteins found in one Methylophilaceae bacterium genomic segment:
- a CDS encoding thioredoxin family protein: MASIHPPVCDFGWQAPDFSLKNVDSTTLSRDMVMGKNGLLVMFICNHCPYVKAILPRLIADVRELKMLGVNTVAIMSNDPTDYPEDSFNHMQQIALEMDFPFPYLLDETQAVAKAYGAVCTPDFFGFNNQGELQYRGRFDESRKETAPESTRDLFYAMKQVAETGQGPKQQIQSIGCSIKWVVE, translated from the coding sequence ATGGCAAGCATTCATCCGCCTGTATGTGACTTTGGTTGGCAAGCCCCAGATTTTAGTTTGAAAAATGTTGATAGCACGACCTTGTCGCGCGACATGGTCATGGGTAAAAATGGCTTGCTAGTGATGTTTATTTGCAACCATTGCCCTTATGTTAAAGCGATTCTGCCGCGCCTGATTGCCGATGTGCGCGAATTAAAAATGTTGGGTGTGAATACAGTGGCGATTATGTCCAACGACCCTACCGACTACCCTGAAGATAGCTTTAATCATATGCAACAAATTGCACTTGAAATGGACTTTCCGTTTCCTTATCTGTTAGATGAAACGCAAGCCGTGGCTAAAGCTTACGGTGCAGTTTGCACGCCAGATTTTTTTGGCTTTAATAATCAGGGTGAATTGCAATATCGCGGACGCTTTGATGAAAGCCGTAAAGAAACCGCGCCAGAAAGTACGCGCGATTTATTTTATGCAATGAAACAAGTGGCAGAAACTGGGCAAGGTCCAAAACAACAAATACAAAGTATTGGTTGTAGTATTAAGTGGGTTGTTGAGTAA
- the argA gene encoding amino-acid N-acetyltransferase, with protein sequence MNLGIIIRNRRQAAKMTLEALAKAIDADAGNLSRIERGELGISEAQIRKIAHALNTTPASLFSESDADQIAPTVSTAIESPLENPMDFVHWFRSAAPYIHAFGGRTFVIAFGGEVVSEQQFIALSHDLNLLASLEVRLVLVHGARPQIEQRLIREHLTPAYHEGLRITDDAAMEAVKEANGAVRVEIEALLSMGIANSPMAGADIRVASGNFVTAKPIGVIDGVDLQHTGEVRKIDAIGIQKRLDDGEMVLLSPMGYSPTGETFNLSLEDVAVSTAIALDAEKLIFLMDTQGVKNLRGELLREMTVDKAKNLLNNAYENDAPVHFTEDIEYYLNAAVKASEHGVARTHLISRHIDGAIIQELFTLSGIGTMVTELPLETMRQATIDDVGGILKLIEPLENEGILVRRGREQIEMDIQHFYVMEHDNRTIGCAALHPYIEDKMAEFACLAIDPQYRGGGRGDKLFHYCQQQAKALGFNTLFCLTTRTEHWFVERGFDLSSIAQLPPSKQQLYNLQRKSKVYIKQL encoded by the coding sequence ATGAATTTAGGCATCATCATCCGAAATCGGCGCCAAGCCGCAAAAATGACATTAGAAGCGCTTGCGAAGGCAATTGATGCTGATGCAGGAAATTTATCACGTATTGAACGCGGCGAATTGGGCATTTCTGAAGCACAGATTCGCAAAATTGCGCATGCATTAAATACCACGCCTGCCAGCTTATTTTCTGAAAGTGACGCCGATCAAATTGCACCTACCGTTAGTACTGCCATCGAATCTCCGTTAGAAAATCCGATGGATTTTGTGCATTGGTTCCGTTCTGCTGCGCCTTATATTCATGCCTTTGGTGGACGAACGTTTGTGATTGCTTTTGGTGGCGAGGTAGTGAGTGAACAGCAATTTATTGCGCTCTCACATGATTTAAACTTGCTTGCTAGTTTAGAAGTGAGATTAGTCTTAGTACATGGCGCTCGCCCGCAAATTGAGCAACGTTTAATACGAGAGCATTTAACGCCCGCTTATCACGAAGGGTTACGTATTACTGACGATGCCGCAATGGAAGCGGTTAAAGAAGCTAATGGTGCGGTACGGGTAGAAATTGAAGCATTACTCTCCATGGGTATTGCTAATTCTCCAATGGCTGGGGCAGATATACGTGTGGCGAGCGGCAATTTTGTAACCGCAAAACCAATTGGTGTCATTGATGGCGTTGATTTGCAACACACTGGTGAAGTGCGCAAAATTGATGCGATCGGTATTCAAAAGCGGTTGGATGATGGTGAGATGGTGTTGCTATCACCAATGGGCTACTCGCCAACAGGTGAAACGTTCAATTTGTCTTTAGAGGATGTTGCCGTCAGTACAGCAATAGCACTTGATGCAGAAAAATTAATTTTTCTAATGGATACCCAAGGCGTTAAAAACTTACGCGGGGAATTGCTGCGTGAAATGACCGTAGATAAAGCCAAAAACTTGCTCAACAACGCCTATGAAAATGATGCGCCAGTACATTTTACTGAGGATATTGAATATTATTTAAACGCTGCTGTTAAAGCCAGCGAGCATGGCGTTGCACGCACCCATTTGATTTCCCGTCACATTGATGGCGCGATTATTCAAGAGCTATTCACACTCAGTGGAATTGGTACCATGGTGACAGAACTGCCACTGGAAACAATGCGACAAGCAACGATCGATGATGTTGGCGGCATTCTTAAACTGATTGAGCCATTAGAAAATGAAGGGATATTAGTACGACGTGGCCGCGAACAAATCGAAATGGATATTCAGCACTTTTATGTGATGGAGCATGACAATAGAACCATTGGCTGCGCTGCGTTGCATCCTTACATTGAGGATAAAATGGCAGAATTTGCTTGCTTGGCAATTGATCCACAATATAGAGGTGGTGGGCGTGGTGATAAGCTATTTCATTATTGTCAGCAACAAGCCAAAGCACTTGGTTTTAATACCCTATTCTGCCTAACAACACGGACAGAGCATTGGTTTGTTGAGCGCGGCTTTGATTTATCATCCATTGCGCAATTGCCACCATCTAAACAACAGCTATATAACCTACAAAGAAAATCAAAGGTCTATATTAAACAGTTGTAG
- a CDS encoding 2OG-Fe(II) oxygenase, with the protein MLTSEVDPLAQAIDAIANQGYAVIDNFLSPEDIALLADIIKNKWLNGQMISAKTGKSGLKNQDIRSDYIAWLEAEDTNPTVQAYFRKMEMLRLLLNTQLFMNVQELETHVALYPIGSRYQKHLDQFSHGSSLSHGSGNIQHRQLSAVLYLNQNWQAHHGGALKLYLDAENALDILPHAGRIVLFLSAKFWHEVLPAERERLSLTGWFRTRNHVLI; encoded by the coding sequence ATGCTCACCTCAGAAGTAGATCCACTAGCGCAGGCAATCGATGCGATTGCTAATCAAGGCTATGCCGTTATCGACAATTTTTTATCGCCTGAGGATATTGCCCTGCTGGCAGACATCATAAAAAATAAATGGCTAAACGGCCAAATGATAAGCGCCAAAACGGGCAAAAGTGGGCTAAAAAATCAAGATATCCGTAGTGATTATATTGCTTGGTTAGAGGCAGAAGACACGAATCCTACTGTTCAAGCCTATTTTAGAAAAATGGAAATGCTTAGATTATTATTAAACACACAATTGTTTATGAACGTACAAGAGCTTGAAACGCATGTAGCGCTTTACCCTATCGGCAGTCGATACCAAAAGCATCTCGATCAATTTAGTCATGGTTCGTCACTTAGTCATGGATCAGGGAATATTCAGCATCGTCAATTAAGCGCGGTTTTATATCTCAATCAAAACTGGCAAGCACATCACGGTGGTGCATTAAAATTGTATTTAGATGCAGAAAATGCGTTGGATATTCTGCCTCATGCAGGCCGTATTGTACTTTTTTTATCTGCTAAATTTTGGCATGAAGTCTTACCAGCAGAACGTGAGCGCCTCAGCTTAACCGGCTGGTTTAGAACCCGAAATCATGTCCTCATTTAA
- a CDS encoding YkgJ family cysteine cluster protein yields MSFDCQTCGACCAYFRISFYWAETDAHPLGQVPQGMTKAISPHYVAMQGSTTKPPRCVALAGDIGQSVACTIYEKRSSTCRAFEMGSDGCFKARKAHGLPT; encoded by the coding sequence ATATCCTTTGATTGCCAAACTTGCGGCGCATGTTGCGCTTATTTTCGCATTTCATTTTATTGGGCTGAGACTGATGCACATCCTTTAGGTCAAGTACCCCAAGGCATGACAAAGGCCATTAGTCCACATTATGTTGCCATGCAAGGTTCAACCACCAAACCGCCAAGATGCGTTGCCTTAGCTGGAGACATTGGCCAGTCGGTTGCTTGTACAATTTATGAAAAACGCTCTAGCACTTGCAGAGCGTTTGAAATGGGTAGCGACGGCTGCTTTAAAGCGCGAAAAGCGCATGGCCTGCCTACATAA
- a CDS encoding AEC family transporter has protein sequence MFTVMLQMATLIAIGIIWQRIAPKHISVLSHRRALTDLVFYILLPALVLNVMWQAPLNIDSIKISATALSSLLASLAIMWIVLQFLNVNRPQKGALLIAATFPNATYMGLPVTAQALGDWSQVIVLKYDLFACTPMVLTLGILIANHFGESNSEVHPMRELAKVPPLWALSVALLLNLANITQPEEVHNGLAILAGGVVPLMLIALGMSIRWDTLTLKHLPTLLPVSIIALIIAPIVAYTIATALHLPNDILITSVILAAMPTMIFGIVICERYQLDSNLYAAAIFLTTFLSIGSLTIWFHLLA, from the coding sequence TTGTTCACTGTCATGTTACAAATGGCAACGCTAATTGCCATTGGCATCATCTGGCAACGTATTGCACCTAAACACATATCTGTCCTATCACATCGCCGCGCGTTGACCGATTTAGTGTTTTATATTTTGTTACCAGCACTGGTATTAAATGTCATGTGGCAAGCGCCACTCAATATCGATTCTATTAAAATATCTGCTACCGCATTATCTAGCTTGCTAGCTTCGCTTGCGATCATGTGGATAGTGCTACAATTTCTTAACGTCAATCGACCACAGAAAGGCGCATTATTAATCGCCGCCACTTTTCCCAATGCTACTTATATGGGCTTACCAGTGACAGCGCAAGCGCTTGGGGATTGGTCGCAAGTCATCGTATTGAAATATGATTTATTCGCTTGCACGCCAATGGTGCTAACACTCGGTATATTAATCGCAAATCACTTTGGCGAATCAAATTCCGAAGTTCACCCTATGCGAGAGTTAGCTAAAGTCCCACCATTATGGGCATTATCGGTTGCGCTATTGTTGAATCTAGCCAATATTACACAACCTGAAGAAGTACATAACGGACTAGCCATTTTGGCAGGTGGCGTTGTGCCATTAATGCTCATCGCATTAGGCATGAGCATCCGTTGGGATACGCTCACATTAAAACACTTACCTACTTTATTACCTGTCAGCATCATCGCATTAATCATTGCACCAATTGTCGCTTACACCATTGCAACCGCATTACATTTGCCAAACGACATCTTAATCACCAGTGTGATCCTTGCCGCCATGCCAACCATGATTTTTGGGATTGTGATTTGTGAGCGCTATCAGCTGGATAGCAACCTTTATGCTGCCGCTATCTTTTTAACAACCTTTTTGAGCATCGGCTCATTGACGATTTGGTTTCATTTACTCGCTTAA
- a CDS encoding phosphoglycerate kinase, with protein MKFIKMTDLDLRGKRVFIRADLNVPVSDGKVTSDARITASMPTIEFALKAGAKVMVTSHLGRPEEGIYSAENSLQPVADVMSEKLGQPVRLVKNWLSDEAPAGSMTTENGQLILLENCRFNVGENKNDDALAKKYAALCDVFVMDAFGTAHRAQASTHGIAKYAPIACAGILLAEELEALTKALLSPARPMVAIVGGSKVSTKLTVLESLSEKVDQLVVGGGIANTFLEAAGHEIGQSLSEHDLVPTAKALIKKMTDRGATIPIAADVVCGKKFDVNEKAVLKNADEVLADDMIFDIGPKSAAQLAEIIMNAGTVVWNGPVGVFEFDQFGEGTKTIANAIANTKAFTLAGGGDTIAAIQKYNIYNKVSYISTAGGAFLEFLEGKKLPAVEILESRS; from the coding sequence ATGAAGTTTATTAAAATGACCGACTTAGATTTGCGTGGCAAGCGTGTGTTTATTCGTGCAGATTTAAATGTGCCTGTGTCTGATGGAAAAGTAACTTCTGATGCGCGTATTACTGCCTCTATGCCAACAATTGAATTTGCGCTTAAGGCTGGCGCGAAAGTCATGGTTACTTCGCATTTAGGCCGTCCTGAAGAGGGTATTTACTCAGCAGAAAACTCATTGCAACCTGTTGCAGATGTGATGTCAGAAAAGCTTGGTCAGCCAGTGCGCCTAGTCAAAAATTGGTTAAGTGATGAAGCGCCAGCAGGCAGCATGACGACTGAGAATGGGCAACTTATCCTGCTGGAGAATTGTCGTTTCAATGTTGGTGAAAATAAAAATGATGATGCTTTGGCGAAAAAATATGCAGCCTTATGCGATGTATTTGTGATGGATGCTTTTGGCACCGCGCACCGCGCACAAGCGAGCACCCACGGTATAGCTAAATATGCGCCAATTGCTTGTGCTGGCATTTTATTGGCAGAAGAGTTAGAAGCCTTGACTAAAGCACTGCTCAGTCCGGCACGCCCAATGGTGGCGATTGTCGGCGGCAGTAAAGTCTCTACTAAACTCACTGTATTAGAAAGCTTATCTGAAAAAGTGGATCAGCTGGTCGTTGGAGGGGGTATCGCGAATACATTCTTAGAAGCGGCTGGTCATGAGATAGGGCAGTCATTAAGCGAGCATGATTTAGTGCCCACTGCTAAAGCATTAATCAAGAAAATGACCGATCGTGGTGCAACAATTCCGATTGCGGCGGATGTTGTGTGTGGCAAAAAATTTGATGTCAATGAAAAAGCGGTACTTAAAAATGCGGATGAAGTACTTGCAGATGACATGATTTTTGACATTGGGCCTAAGTCTGCTGCACAGCTGGCTGAGATTATTATGAACGCTGGAACCGTGGTTTGGAATGGCCCCGTTGGGGTGTTTGAATTTGACCAGTTTGGTGAGGGCACAAAAACGATTGCGAACGCAATTGCGAACACCAAAGCCTTTACCTTAGCGGGCGGTGGCGACACGATAGCTGCGATTCAGAAATACAATATTTACAACAAAGTCAGTTATATTTCTACCGCAGGCGGCGCTTTCTTGGAGTTTTTAGAGGGTAAAAAATTACCAGCCGTTGAAATATTAGAGTCACGTAGCTAA
- the gap gene encoding type I glyceraldehyde-3-phosphate dehydrogenase, with protein sequence MAIRVGINGFGRIGRMVLRAAMQEAEFSDIEVVAINCSYDTAYMGYMLKYDSVHGRFNAEINTDNNQFVVNGNNIQITAERDPSNINWAAAGVDVVVESTGVFLTQETCQPHIDSGAKKVVQSAPGKDDTPMYVYGVNHQEYSGQTIVSAASCTTNALAPLAKVLQDNFGIKRGLMTTVHAATASQKTVDGTSKKDWRGGRGVFENIIPSSTGAAKAVGKVIPALNKKLTGMAMRVPSADVSVVDLTVELEKETSYAEICAAMKLASQGELKGALGYTDDKVVSTDFRGQPEAGIFDADAGIMLDSTFVKVVGWYDNEYGYTCNLLRLVQHIAQS encoded by the coding sequence ATGGCGATTCGTGTAGGGATTAATGGATTTGGTCGAATTGGTCGTATGGTGTTGCGTGCGGCTATGCAAGAGGCGGAATTTAGCGACATTGAAGTGGTTGCTATTAACTGCTCATATGACACTGCCTATATGGGTTATATGTTGAAATACGATTCGGTACATGGCCGCTTTAATGCAGAGATTAATACCGATAATAACCAATTTGTTGTGAATGGTAATAACATTCAAATTACCGCGGAACGTGATCCGTCAAATATCAATTGGGCAGCGGCAGGTGTTGATGTTGTTGTTGAGTCAACTGGGGTATTTTTAACACAAGAAACTTGTCAGCCACACATTGATAGTGGTGCTAAAAAAGTGGTGCAATCGGCACCAGGAAAAGATGATACGCCGATGTATGTGTATGGTGTTAATCATCAAGAATATAGTGGTCAAACTATCGTTTCAGCTGCATCATGCACAACCAATGCCTTAGCGCCGTTAGCCAAAGTATTACAAGATAACTTTGGTATTAAACGTGGCTTAATGACGACTGTACATGCGGCGACTGCTTCGCAAAAAACAGTGGATGGGACGAGTAAAAAAGATTGGCGTGGTGGGCGTGGTGTTTTTGAAAATATTATTCCATCTAGCACTGGCGCGGCTAAGGCCGTTGGCAAGGTGATTCCAGCACTGAATAAAAAATTAACTGGTATGGCGATGCGCGTGCCGTCAGCTGATGTTTCAGTTGTGGATTTAACTGTCGAACTAGAAAAAGAAACCAGTTATGCCGAAATTTGTGCGGCAATGAAACTGGCTTCACAAGGTGAATTAAAAGGTGCTTTAGGCTATACCGATGACAAGGTTGTTTCAACTGATTTTCGCGGTCAACCAGAAGCAGGTATTTTTGATGCGGACGCAGGCATTATGTTGGATAGCACTTTTGTTAAGGTGGTAGGTTGGTATGATAATGAATATGGCTACACCTGTAACTTGCTTCGTCTGGTGCAACATATTGCTCAATCATAA
- a CDS encoding 16S rRNA (uracil(1498)-N(3))-methyltransferase gives MPQNRFYCPEKLALGAIVSLPESAAIHAARVLRMTVGDQAILFNGDGHDYTCELMLVKKNEVLAKVNASKPINNESPLNITLLQGISSGDRMDYTIQKAVELGVNHIQPIATERSVVKLNQERAAKRLAHWQNVVHSACEQSGRAVIPQVAEPKSLSLWLAENLHQNQCRILLNPIGAKRLAEIEKPSLKTNHEIQLLIGAEGGLSPNEIAIANKNGFQSIMLGPRILRTETAALAAMASMHSVWGDF, from the coding sequence ATGCCACAAAATCGCTTTTATTGCCCAGAAAAACTAGCCTTAGGCGCTATTGTTAGCCTGCCAGAATCCGCGGCAATTCACGCTGCCCGCGTATTACGCATGACTGTGGGTGACCAAGCGATTTTATTCAACGGCGATGGTCATGACTACACTTGCGAACTAATGTTGGTAAAAAAAAATGAAGTGTTAGCTAAAGTAAATGCCAGTAAACCAATTAATAACGAGTCACCACTCAATATCACTTTATTACAAGGCATATCTAGCGGCGACCGCATGGATTACACCATCCAAAAAGCAGTAGAACTTGGCGTCAATCATATCCAGCCGATTGCTACCGAACGCAGCGTAGTCAAGCTAAATCAAGAACGCGCCGCCAAACGCTTAGCGCACTGGCAAAATGTGGTGCATTCTGCTTGTGAACAATCTGGTCGTGCAGTGATTCCGCAAGTAGCAGAACCAAAGTCACTGAGTCTTTGGCTAGCCGAAAACCTACATCAAAATCAATGTCGCATTCTGCTCAATCCAATTGGCGCAAAACGCCTTGCAGAAATAGAAAAACCAAGCCTTAAAACAAACCATGAAATTCAATTACTCATCGGCGCAGAAGGCGGCTTAAGTCCAAATGAAATAGCAATAGCGAATAAAAACGGCTTTCAATCCATTATGTTAGGGCCGAGAATTTTAAGAACTGAAACCGCAGCATTGGCAGCAATGGCGAGTATGCATAGTGTTTGGGGCGATTTCTAA
- the mnmD gene encoding tRNA (5-methylaminomethyl-2-thiouridine)(34)-methyltransferase MnmD, with the protein MQFANIQWKNQQPYSLDFNDVYYSSDDGLAETDYVFIQHNQLNQRFTQLDKNRFTIIETGFGTGLNFFCAAQHFLAHAPKNTTLHYISIERYPLTINDFIKANRYWFVFEQMVQQLANTYSQLYDGLNKLSCCDNRIQLDLWIGDVNQLLPQINTIADAWFLDGFAPAKNGDMWSERLFNDIARLSQTNTTFATFTSAGDVRRQLQSAGFKVRKTAGFGKKREMLHGIYV; encoded by the coding sequence ATGCAATTTGCTAACATACAATGGAAAAATCAACAGCCTTACTCACTCGACTTTAACGATGTTTATTATTCGTCCGATGATGGCTTAGCTGAAACTGATTATGTATTTATTCAACACAATCAGCTCAATCAACGTTTTACTCAATTAGATAAAAATCGCTTTACGATTATTGAAACTGGCTTTGGTACAGGGCTTAACTTTTTTTGCGCGGCACAACATTTTTTAGCGCATGCGCCGAAAAATACTACCCTGCACTATATTTCGATTGAACGTTATCCATTAACAATCAACGACTTCATTAAAGCAAACCGCTATTGGTTTGTCTTTGAGCAAATGGTGCAACAGTTAGCAAACACTTACTCTCAATTATACGATGGATTAAACAAACTAAGTTGTTGTGATAACCGTATACAACTTGATTTATGGATAGGGGATGTGAATCAGCTCCTACCGCAAATAAATACAATAGCCGATGCATGGTTTTTAGATGGGTTTGCGCCTGCAAAAAATGGTGATATGTGGTCTGAACGATTATTTAATGACATTGCTCGCTTATCACAAACCAACACTACATTTGCTACATTCACCAGTGCAGGCGACGTAAGACGTCAATTACAAAGCGCTGGTTTCAAAGTAAGAAAAACGGCTGGCTTTGGCAAAAAACGTGAAATGCTACACGGCATCTATGTCTAA
- the tkt gene encoding transketolase, which produces MATRTDLCNAIRALSMDAVQKASSGHPGAPMGMAEIAEVVWNHNMNHNPNNANWADRDRFVLSNGHGSMLIYSLLHLTGYDLPMEQLASFRQLHSQCAGHPEYGYAPGIETTTGPLGQGISNGVGFAMAEKLLANQFNKPGHDIVDHYTYVFLGDGCMMEGVSHEACALAGTWGLGKLMAFWDDNGISIDGHIEGWYTDDTVGRFKSYGWHVVSVDGHDADAIQKAIDEAKKVTDKPSLICCKTIIGKGSPNKSGSHDCHGAALGEDEVALVRKEINWPHDPFVIPQDVYDGWNQKDKGAAKEAAWNEKFVAYEKAFPAEAAEFKRRMAGELPADWKALTNAIIAETNEKAEKLATRQASQKAITALAPILPEFLGGSADLTGSNLTAAKEFKHVSGKEPGNYISYGVREFGMAAIMNGMALHGGFLPYGGTFHMFSDYMKSGMRMSALMHQRVVYVLTHDSIGQGEDGPTHQPVENTAGLRYIPNMDVWRPADSTETTISWVVAAERKDGPTSLVLSRQGVPGIKHDAKDFDLIRKGGYVFSDVAGAEVIIIANGSELTLAIDAAAELNAAGTKVRVVSMPSTNVFDRQDQAYKDSVLTPGVKRVAVEAAHPDFWRKYVGLDGAVVGIDTFGESAPGGVVMKHFGFTVENVVATVKSVL; this is translated from the coding sequence ATGGCAACTCGTACCGACTTATGTAATGCTATTCGTGCGCTGAGTATGGATGCAGTGCAAAAAGCAAGCTCAGGTCACCCAGGCGCGCCTATGGGCATGGCTGAAATTGCAGAGGTTGTGTGGAATCACAACATGAATCACAACCCAAACAATGCTAATTGGGCAGATCGTGATCGTTTCGTATTATCAAATGGTCATGGCTCTATGCTCATTTATTCATTATTGCATTTAACAGGCTATGATTTGCCGATGGAGCAATTGGCTTCTTTCCGTCAATTACATTCACAATGTGCTGGTCATCCAGAGTATGGTTATGCGCCAGGTATTGAGACAACAACAGGTCCATTAGGCCAAGGCATTTCAAACGGCGTTGGTTTTGCAATGGCTGAGAAATTGTTAGCTAACCAATTCAATAAGCCAGGTCATGACATTGTAGATCACTATACTTATGTGTTCTTAGGTGATGGTTGTATGATGGAAGGGGTATCGCATGAAGCTTGTGCTTTGGCTGGTACGTGGGGTCTTGGTAAACTAATGGCTTTCTGGGATGACAACGGTATTTCTATCGATGGTCATATTGAAGGTTGGTATACAGATGATACAGTAGGTCGTTTTAAATCATACGGCTGGCATGTTGTTTCTGTTGATGGACATGATGCTGATGCTATCCAAAAAGCCATTGATGAAGCAAAAAAAGTCACTGATAAACCATCATTGATTTGCTGTAAAACCATCATTGGTAAGGGTTCGCCAAACAAATCAGGATCACACGATTGTCACGGTGCAGCTTTAGGTGAAGACGAAGTGGCTTTAGTACGTAAAGAAATCAATTGGCCACACGATCCCTTTGTAATTCCACAAGATGTATACGATGGTTGGAATCAAAAAGATAAAGGCGCTGCAAAAGAAGCGGCTTGGAACGAGAAATTTGTGGCTTACGAAAAAGCATTCCCAGCAGAAGCGGCCGAATTCAAACGCCGTATGGCAGGCGAATTACCAGCTGACTGGAAAGCATTAACCAATGCAATCATTGCAGAAACAAACGAAAAAGCTGAGAAATTGGCAACTCGTCAAGCTTCACAAAAAGCAATTACTGCACTTGCGCCAATCTTGCCAGAGTTCTTAGGTGGTTCTGCTGACTTAACAGGTTCAAACCTAACAGCGGCTAAAGAATTCAAACATGTAAGCGGTAAAGAACCAGGTAACTATATCTCATACGGTGTGCGTGAGTTTGGTATGGCAGCGATTATGAACGGTATGGCATTGCATGGTGGCTTCTTGCCATACGGTGGTACATTCCATATGTTCTCTGACTACATGAAGAGCGGTATGCGTATGTCTGCATTAATGCATCAACGTGTGGTTTATGTGTTAACCCATGACTCTATTGGTCAAGGTGAAGACGGTCCTACCCATCAACCAGTAGAAAACACCGCTGGTTTGCGTTATATCCCTAATATGGATGTATGGCGTCCAGCTGATTCAACAGAAACAACGATCTCATGGGTGGTTGCTGCTGAGCGTAAAGATGGTCCGACTAGCTTGGTATTAAGCCGTCAAGGCGTGCCAGGTATCAAGCATGATGCTAAAGACTTTGACCTAATCCGTAAGGGTGGTTATGTATTCTCTGATGTTGCTGGTGCTGAAGTTATCATCATTGCTAACGGTTCAGAATTAACATTAGCAATTGATGCTGCGGCTGAATTAAATGCAGCAGGTACAAAGGTGCGTGTGGTTTCAATGCCTTCAACCAATGTGTTTGATCGTCAAGACCAAGCTTATAAAGACAGCGTATTAACACCAGGTGTGAAACGTGTTGCTGTTGAGGCTGCTCACCCAGATTTCTGGCGTAAGTATGTTGGTTTAGACGGTGCAGTTGTTGGTATCGATACATTCGGTGAGTCAGCACCAGGTGGCGTTGTGATGAAACATTTCGGCTTCACAGTTGAAAATGTAGTTGCAACGGTTAAATCTGTACTTTAA
- a CDS encoding Gfo/Idh/MocA family oxidoreductase, with the protein MMAERKLKWGILGAARVNQRLLPAIMEAPNAQLVAIASRRAGAAKAVYEQYATVPHYADVTYYDDLESLIADDNVEAIYCPMANEEHAEWAMKAIKAGKHILIEKPMATNLVDVIKMESAAKEYGVKVMEGFMYRFHPQHTKLHDMINAGLIGDVLSARASFSFLMQPSRMYRVNRSMADGGGALWDIGPYAIHVLRWCFQHESQPANPQSVIAHAKLNTHGADMVASGVLDFGKDAKGRARFGHFDISFERSRKAEYEIIGDKGWIKCHNAWTYGTDVPVISWETENGKSGEEKLPMSNHFNLEIEHFSDCVLHDLVPLLSFDDAKGNCMAIQAVITSIGVKP; encoded by the coding sequence ATGATGGCAGAACGTAAATTAAAGTGGGGCATATTAGGTGCGGCACGCGTCAATCAGCGTTTATTACCAGCAATTATGGAAGCGCCCAATGCACAATTAGTGGCAATTGCTAGTCGTCGTGCTGGTGCAGCAAAAGCAGTTTATGAGCAATATGCTACTGTACCTCATTACGCTGATGTAACGTATTACGACGATTTAGAAAGCCTAATTGCAGATGATAATGTTGAAGCGATTTATTGTCCAATGGCTAATGAAGAGCATGCCGAATGGGCGATGAAGGCAATTAAGGCTGGCAAGCATATCTTGATAGAAAAGCCAATGGCAACCAATCTGGTGGATGTGATTAAAATGGAATCTGCCGCTAAAGAGTATGGGGTGAAAGTGATGGAAGGATTTATGTATCGCTTTCATCCGCAACATACTAAATTACATGACATGATTAATGCGGGCCTCATTGGCGATGTGTTGTCAGCAAGAGCCAGCTTTTCATTTTTAATGCAGCCTTCTCGCATGTATCGCGTTAATCGCAGCATGGCTGACGGCGGCGGCGCCTTGTGGGACATTGGGCCTTATGCGATTCATGTGTTGCGCTGGTGTTTTCAACATGAAAGTCAGCCGGCGAATCCACAATCGGTCATTGCGCATGCTAAGTTGAATACACATGGTGCAGATATGGTCGCTAGCGGCGTATTGGATTTTGGTAAAGATGCAAAAGGGCGTGCGCGTTTCGGTCATTTTGACATTAGTTTTGAACGTAGTCGAAAAGCAGAATATGAAATTATTGGCGATAAAGGTTGGATTAAATGCCATAACGCCTGGACTTATGGCACAGATGTGCCCGTTATTAGTTGGGAAACCGAAAACGGCAAAAGTGGCGAGGAGAAGTTGCCGATGAGTAATCATTTCAATTTAGAAATTGAGCACTTTAGTGATTGTGTGCTACATGACTTGGTGCCTTTATTATCGTTTGATGACGCTAAAGGTAATTGTATGGCGATACAGGCAGTCATTACGTCGATTGGTGTTAAGCCATGA